A stretch of DNA from Arctopsyche grandis isolate Sample6627 chromosome 6, ASM5162203v2, whole genome shotgun sequence:
aaaagtgcTAAAAcactaaatattattattttttgtaggaaTTCAATGTCAAGAAGATGACGATGGCCCTTACCAAGGAAAATATTTaggaaaaattaattcatatcaTCATCAGGTAGCGTCATCATTTACATAATATCTTGCAACATAATCTgtcaattaatatgtatatgtatttccatCAATTTCGATTTTGTACAATACCATGTGTTGGGTTTTAACTGTAACCGTTCGTTGATGTCACcgataatataaaaaacatagataaaattATATCACATGAACGAATGACGAATGTCATTTTCTGAcgcatttcaaatatatttttactttatctatgttttcattataatttaagGTTTCTGGTGAGATTTATGCTGTCGATGAGTTCACATTTCTATTGACAGGCTTCAGCTATGACGGCAACGGTGCCGACACATTCTTCTGGGCTGGAGCTGCAAACAGACCTGGTCCACAGGGTTTTATTGTACCAGATGAATATGGAAAGTAAGTTTTTACTACATTTCAACAAATGCCCCATTTTTATAGTATGTAATACCTTTATAATAcgtaaataattgattttagaACTAATGTACTGGCCCGATACCTCAATAAAGATTTCACACTAACTCTCCCCGATGGGAAAAAAATTACTGAAATTAAATGGTTTGCTATTTATGATCTATCCAATCAAAACACATTCGGTGACGTTTATATACCAGAAGAATTTGAACCACCACTATTACAGAAAGCTGGAAGTTTTGTTGGGCGATCACACGGTGTTGGTTCTGATTCTATAGAAATCGTCGATTCTAAGACAATAAGGTAGGTAATTTAGTGCTtgctaaaatttcaataaatgtaCAAGTAAATAAACATGTTCTTGTAAAAAACAGAATTCCAGAATTCAGTTACGACGGTCTCGGTAAAGACACGTTCTTTTGGGTAGGCGTTGGTCCTCTGCCGTCATCTAAAGGCAAAAAAGTTCCTGATGAATATGGATAGTAAGTGTAAACTGTTTTCACATTTTAGAATGAAATGAAACtcgacaatttaattttttgtcattttttaatACAGTTTGGATCCAATCAGAGCGTACAATAAAGAAACAATCACATTAGAACTTCCGGGTGATATAACCATATTCAATATTGCCTGGTTGAGTGTATTCGATTTAGAAACGAAAGAGAACTATGGTTCAATATTAATACCGGACGGTTTGAACGTTCCGCCGTCACTTATAAAAGTGTTTCCGCAAAAAAATAGCTTACCAAATTGCGTGCAACTCCATAAAGATCTCCAAGTTTCTTGGGAAGTATTTGGTCCACAAATCACCATACAATTGGCCGGACAGGTAAACAACATTACCTGAGAAAAATCAGTATTATAGATTATAATTAATCATTCAAATTACAGGTAACTGAAGATGAATATATGGCATTTGGTATATCAGGCTCAACATCTAAGAGTGAGATGCTCAATTCCGATGTGGCAATTACCTACATAGATGGATATAGAGGATTTGCCATTGATTACAATATAACTGCATTCGCACCAGTATGTTCAACATAAAGATTTcagttttcaaaatatatatatgtacgacgAATATGTCGACAAAAGATTCTATATCTGTGTATTTTTCAGTGTCTTCAAGTATTGGGTCAATATAAGGGTGTTTGTCGCGATGATTTAGTCGGTGGCATAGATAGCAATCAACTCCATACTGCTGTTAGAGATAATGGCATCAATACAATTACATATCGACGAACATTAATATCTTGtaagtaaaaatttataaaaaaattaacttaaaaaatgtgtattactGATGACTAATTAATGTTGACCTTATAC
This window harbors:
- the knk gene encoding cytochrome and DOMON domain-containing protein knickkopf; this encodes MTMNCNNVHGAIKTLVFVFELLLFLLNGIQCQEDDDGPYQGKYLGKINSYHHQVSGEIYAVDEFTFLLTGFSYDGNGADTFFWAGAANRPGPQGFIVPDEYGKTNVLARYLNKDFTLTLPDGKKITEIKWFAIYDLSNQNTFGDVYIPEEFEPPLLQKAGSFVGRSHGVGSDSIEIVDSKTIRIPEFSYDGLGKDTFFWVGVGPLPSSKGKKVPDEYGYLDPIRAYNKETITLELPGDITIFNIAWLSVFDLETKENYGSILIPDGLNVPPSLIKVFPQKNSLPNCVQLHKDLQVSWEVFGPQITIQLAGQVTEDEYMAFGISGSTSKSEMLNSDVAITYIDGYRGFAIDYNITAFAPCLQVLGQYKGVCRDDLVGGIDSNQLHTAVRDNGINTITYRRTLISSDAGDKEYVTEGNTYIVWAIGRLDSNKEPAFHDFYPKRDVILEFGVKEPINTCFDFTRSDTTLREPWEKSEIFDRSVRTFKATVGPSGGKRGYQALTGQTSNGLSWYINGLLAPELWLRRGLTYAFKVYGGNNPHSAEWYHPLIISVDPHGGFDRLSDAAQKNIRVLAGVEFTRRGRPRPIAAGTLCAAKHPKGKDRRLDDDFPTFKKFNRSLEYSCEEGEPAILEITPNTTWPDIVYYNSFTHSNMGWKIHIVDQYTKSASANNSYVCSSILLIFTSIVIKFII